From Halorubrum salinarum, the proteins below share one genomic window:
- a CDS encoding MBL fold metallo-hydrolase: MNADDFPTPDVDVDSVDPDSLKGRIDAGEDVTILDARMRSDYEEWRIDGETVTSINVPYFEFLDDEIDDEVLDRIPDDREVTVLCAKGGASEYVAGTLAERGYDVDHLEDGMNGWASIYDAVEVERYDGAGTLVQYQRPSSGCLGYLLYDGGEAAIIDPLRAFTDRYLADADDLGVELKYAIDTHVHADHISGVRDLDARGVEGVIPAAAVDRGVTYADELTTADDGDAFAVGDATVEAVYTPGHTTGMTSYLVDGSLLATGDGLFVESVARPDLEEGDEGAPDAARLLYESLQERVLTLPDDTLVGGAHFSDAAVPADDGTYTAPIGDLVEEMDALTMDEDDFVDLVLADMPPRPANYEDIIATNLGRNAVDDEEAFTLELGPNNCAASQDSLAGD; this comes from the coding sequence ATGAACGCCGACGACTTTCCGACTCCGGACGTCGACGTCGACTCCGTCGACCCGGACTCGCTCAAAGGCCGAATCGACGCCGGCGAGGACGTCACGATCCTCGACGCGCGCATGCGGTCCGACTACGAGGAGTGGCGCATCGACGGCGAGACCGTCACGTCGATCAACGTCCCGTACTTCGAGTTCCTCGACGACGAGATCGACGACGAGGTCCTCGACCGGATCCCCGACGACCGCGAGGTGACCGTGCTCTGTGCGAAGGGCGGCGCCAGCGAGTACGTCGCGGGCACGCTCGCGGAGCGGGGCTACGACGTCGACCACCTCGAGGACGGGATGAACGGCTGGGCGAGCATCTACGACGCCGTCGAGGTCGAGCGGTACGACGGCGCCGGCACACTCGTCCAGTACCAGCGCCCCTCCTCGGGCTGTCTCGGCTACCTCCTCTACGACGGCGGCGAGGCCGCGATCATCGACCCGCTGCGCGCCTTCACCGACCGCTACCTCGCCGACGCCGACGACCTCGGCGTCGAACTGAAGTACGCGATCGACACGCACGTCCACGCCGACCACATCTCGGGCGTGCGCGACCTCGACGCCCGCGGCGTCGAGGGCGTCATCCCCGCGGCCGCCGTCGACCGCGGCGTCACGTACGCCGACGAGCTGACCACGGCCGACGACGGCGACGCGTTCGCGGTCGGCGACGCCACCGTCGAGGCCGTCTACACCCCCGGCCACACGACCGGGATGACCTCCTACCTCGTCGACGGGAGCCTGCTCGCGACCGGCGACGGGCTGTTCGTCGAGAGCGTCGCCCGCCCCGACCTCGAAGAGGGCGACGAGGGCGCCCCCGACGCCGCGCGGCTGCTGTACGAGTCGCTCCAGGAGCGCGTCCTGACGCTGCCAGACGACACGCTCGTCGGCGGCGCGCACTTCAGCGACGCGGCCGTCCCGGCCGACGACGGCACCTACACGGCGCCCATCGGCGACCTCGTCGAGGAGATGGACGCGCTCACGATGGACGAGGACGACTTCGTCGACCTGGTCCTCGCGGACATGCCGCCGCGCCCGGCCAACTACGAGGACATCATCGCGACGAACCTCGGGCGGAACGCCGTCGACGACGAGGAGGCGTTCACCCTGGAGCTCGGCCCGAACAACTGCGCCGCCAGCCAGGACTCGCTCGCGGGTGACTGA
- a CDS encoding DUF7512 family protein, whose protein sequence is MAGLEIPTWDPETALLIGAILVEAFVLYVGYAGLERLVGPALMRLLVGGDASAR, encoded by the coding sequence ATGGCTGGACTAGAGATACCGACGTGGGACCCGGAGACGGCCCTGCTCATCGGCGCCATCCTCGTGGAGGCGTTCGTGCTGTACGTGGGCTACGCCGGCCTCGAACGGCTCGTCGGGCCCGCTCTCATGCGGCTCCTCGTCGGAGGTGACGCGAGTGCTCGGTAA
- a CDS encoding DUF1641 domain-containing protein — protein MSETEAPESTDLEAAIAENPEAVAAFVERLDAVNELLDVLALGEGALSDEMVRELSATGATLAESADGLATDETAALAEAVGENGDDLRAALDTLLELQRSGTLDELAEVAEVGSLATAALDDEMVASLAGTGAALGEVAQTAADDDTRDGVETLLKGVGEAEREPPERVGAVGLLRGVRDPEVQYGLGYLLAVASAIGRERADRERTAGGSQ, from the coding sequence ATGTCCGAGACGGAAGCGCCCGAGTCGACCGACCTCGAGGCGGCGATCGCGGAGAACCCGGAGGCGGTCGCCGCGTTCGTGGAGCGGCTCGACGCCGTCAACGAGCTGCTGGACGTGCTCGCGTTGGGCGAGGGCGCGCTCTCCGACGAGATGGTCCGCGAGCTCTCGGCCACGGGGGCGACGCTCGCGGAGTCCGCCGACGGCCTCGCCACCGACGAGACCGCGGCGCTGGCCGAGGCGGTCGGCGAGAACGGCGACGACCTGCGGGCGGCGCTCGACACGCTGCTCGAGCTCCAGCGAAGTGGGACCCTCGACGAGCTGGCGGAAGTCGCCGAGGTCGGGTCGCTGGCGACCGCGGCCCTCGACGACGAGATGGTCGCGTCGCTGGCCGGCACCGGCGCCGCGCTCGGCGAGGTGGCGCAGACCGCGGCCGACGACGACACCCGCGACGGCGTCGAGACGCTGCTGAAGGGCGTCGGCGAGGCGGAGCGCGAGCCGCCGGAACGGGTCGGCGCCGTCGGGCTGCTCCGCGGCGTGCGCGACCCGGAGGTCCAGTACGGGCTGGGCTACCTGCTCGCGGTGGCGAGCGCGATCGGTCGCGAGCGCGCCGACCGCGAGCGCACCGCTGGGGGGTCGCAGTAA
- a CDS encoding sulfurtransferase TusA family protein → MSAEFDIAETLDVKGASCPMPVVKTKSAIDGLAEGEVLEVLATDPGSMSDIDGWADGTAGVELLDQTEGDDVYKHYVRKTA, encoded by the coding sequence ATGAGTGCCGAATTCGACATCGCGGAGACGCTCGACGTGAAAGGCGCATCGTGCCCCATGCCAGTGGTGAAGACCAAGTCCGCCATCGACGGCCTCGCGGAGGGCGAGGTCCTCGAAGTGCTCGCGACCGACCCCGGCAGCATGAGCGACATCGACGGGTGGGCCGACGGCACCGCGGGGGTCGAGCTCCTCGACCAGACGGAGGGCGACGACGTGTACAAACACTACGTCCGCAAGACGGCGTAA
- a CDS encoding DsrE/DsrF/DrsH-like family protein, whose translation MSTDTSDPPGDDASAEDASTDDAPSRAELAARVDELEDALAEATDDGGKKMSIIATKGTLDMAYPPLILASTAAAFGYEVTVFHTFWGLDILHEERSKRLKLSSVGNPNMPVPNAVAALPGMDRVTTKMMERRIADNDTATIEELLETSLDMGVEFQACQMTIDLMDYDEDDFYDGVTTGVGAATALQDMAEADIQLLV comes from the coding sequence ATGAGCACGGACACATCCGACCCCCCGGGCGACGACGCGTCGGCCGAGGACGCGTCGACCGACGACGCGCCCTCCCGCGCGGAGCTGGCCGCGCGCGTCGACGAGCTCGAGGACGCGCTCGCCGAGGCCACCGACGACGGCGGCAAGAAGATGAGCATCATCGCCACCAAGGGGACGCTCGACATGGCGTACCCGCCGCTCATCCTCGCCAGCACCGCGGCCGCGTTCGGCTACGAGGTGACCGTCTTCCACACGTTCTGGGGGCTCGACATCCTCCACGAGGAGCGGTCGAAGCGCCTCAAGCTCAGCTCCGTCGGCAACCCCAACATGCCCGTTCCCAACGCGGTCGCCGCGCTCCCCGGGATGGACCGCGTCACGACGAAGATGATGGAGCGCCGGATCGCGGACAACGACACCGCCACGATCGAGGAGCTCCTCGAGACGAGCCTCGACATGGGCGTGGAGTTCCAGGCCTGTCAGATGACCATCGACCTGATGGACTACGACGAGGACGACTTCTACGACGGCGTCACCACGGGCGTCGGCGCCGCCACCGCGCTCCAAGACATGGCCGAGGCGGACATCCAGCTGCTCGTCTGA
- a CDS encoding YeeE/YedE family protein — protein MADRHPLFKPLVFVGGLVFGFGLGFSHMARPEVVLNFLQFEDLGLPFVMFGAAIVSGVAFALLPRIRDAAPLTGSPYERRLKPFDRNVLVGGAVFGVGWGLSGICPGAAYASLGVGNVAILWALGGMFVGAYAQGYWRSRSESRDAAPAGAD, from the coding sequence ATGGCGGACCGGCATCCCCTGTTCAAGCCGCTGGTGTTCGTCGGCGGGCTCGTCTTCGGCTTCGGGCTCGGCTTCAGCCACATGGCCCGGCCGGAGGTCGTGTTGAACTTCCTCCAGTTCGAGGACCTCGGGCTCCCGTTCGTGATGTTCGGGGCCGCGATCGTCTCGGGGGTCGCGTTCGCGCTGCTGCCGCGGATCCGAGACGCGGCGCCGCTCACGGGGAGCCCCTACGAGCGCCGGCTGAAGCCGTTCGACCGGAACGTGCTCGTCGGCGGGGCCGTCTTCGGCGTCGGCTGGGGGCTCTCCGGCATCTGCCCGGGCGCGGCGTACGCGAGCCTCGGGGTCGGCAACGTCGCGATCCTCTGGGCGCTCGGCGGCATGTTCGTCGGCGCGTACGCGCAGGGGTACTGGCGGAGCCGGAGCGAGTCGCGCGACGCCGCCCCGGCGGGCGCGGACTGA
- a CDS encoding inorganic phosphate transporter, with product MDLAFLALFAGAALASLFMAWVIGAGSSGATPFAPAVGANAVSTMRAALLVGVFGFAGAVTQGGNVSEAVGSGLVGGISLPVAGVILVLLLGAGLMAVGITTGIPIATAFTVTGAVVGVGLALGGTPVWAKYQQIGAVWILTPFVGGGIAFGIASVLPRSGVPERYSVAALAGLVGAVLANVRFSFLGEGAAPGTVRGLAQRALSVDGLASAVAVTGLAALGIAAVVWWDVRRDESGGLRRVLLALGSLVAFSAGGSQVGLAVGPLLPLLDGVGTVSTTAVLVGGGVGMLVGSWTGAPRMIKSLARDYSSLGPRRSISALVPSFLIAQVAVLLGVPVSFNEIVVSAIIGSGAAVGGRDAVDARKILATVGAWAGSFALSFALAYAVAVAVL from the coding sequence ATGGACCTCGCCTTCCTCGCCCTCTTCGCCGGCGCCGCGCTCGCGAGCCTGTTCATGGCGTGGGTGATCGGCGCCGGGTCGAGCGGCGCGACCCCGTTCGCCCCCGCCGTGGGCGCGAACGCCGTCTCGACGATGCGGGCCGCCCTCCTCGTCGGCGTCTTCGGCTTCGCCGGCGCCGTCACTCAGGGCGGGAACGTCTCGGAGGCCGTCGGCAGCGGCCTCGTGGGCGGGATCAGCCTGCCCGTCGCCGGCGTCATCCTCGTGCTCCTGCTGGGCGCGGGGCTGATGGCGGTCGGCATCACCACCGGGATCCCGATCGCGACCGCGTTCACCGTGACCGGCGCCGTCGTCGGCGTCGGCCTCGCGCTCGGCGGGACGCCGGTCTGGGCGAAGTACCAACAGATCGGCGCCGTCTGGATCCTGACGCCGTTCGTCGGCGGCGGGATCGCGTTCGGGATCGCCAGCGTGCTCCCGCGGTCCGGCGTCCCCGAGCGGTACAGCGTGGCGGCGCTCGCCGGGCTCGTCGGCGCCGTCCTCGCGAACGTCCGGTTCAGTTTTCTCGGCGAGGGGGCCGCGCCGGGGACCGTCCGCGGACTCGCGCAACGCGCCCTCTCGGTCGACGGACTCGCGTCGGCGGTCGCGGTCACCGGCCTCGCGGCGCTGGGCATCGCCGCCGTCGTCTGGTGGGATGTGCGCCGCGACGAGTCGGGAGGGCTGCGGCGCGTGCTGCTCGCGCTCGGGTCGCTCGTCGCGTTCTCCGCCGGCGGGAGTCAGGTCGGCCTGGCCGTCGGGCCGCTGCTGCCGCTGCTCGACGGGGTCGGGACGGTCTCGACGACGGCCGTCCTCGTCGGCGGCGGGGTCGGGATGCTGGTCGGCTCGTGGACCGGCGCGCCGCGGATGATCAAGTCGCTGGCGCGGGACTACTCCTCGCTCGGGCCGCGGCGCTCCATCTCGGCGCTCGTCCCCTCCTTCCTGATCGCGCAGGTGGCGGTGCTGCTCGGGGTCCCCGTCTCGTTCAACGAGATCGTCGTGAGCGCGATCATCGGGAGCGGCGCGGCCGTGGGGGGTCGCGACGCGGTGGACGCGCGGAAGATCCTCGCGACGGTGGGCGCGTGGGCGGGCTCGTTCGCCCTCTCGTTCGCGCTCGCGTACGCCGTCGCGGTCGCGGTCTTGTGA
- a CDS encoding YeeE/YedE family protein, translating into MVADPVLLQAVADLFPNGISRYAVGGLLVGLGTVVIYAGTGIPAGASTFLESTLSYVSDRSRFQRYVGSRDWRLVFTAGIVLGALAFAATVQSGAIATSLYEPGTTGRLYEVAGVTLWTTDVQPWRLFVGGILVGIGTRIGKGCTSGHGVCGVGSASRTSLVGVATFLTVAIGTAQVVAALGVSP; encoded by the coding sequence ATGGTCGCTGACCCAGTACTGCTGCAGGCGGTCGCCGACCTGTTCCCGAACGGGATCAGCCGGTACGCCGTCGGGGGGCTGCTCGTCGGCCTCGGTACCGTCGTCATCTACGCCGGGACCGGCATCCCGGCCGGGGCGAGCACGTTCCTCGAATCGACGCTGTCGTACGTCTCCGACCGGTCGCGGTTCCAGCGGTACGTCGGCTCGCGCGACTGGCGGCTCGTGTTCACGGCCGGGATCGTCCTAGGCGCGCTCGCGTTCGCCGCGACGGTCCAGTCCGGCGCGATCGCGACCTCGCTGTACGAGCCCGGAACGACCGGCCGGCTCTACGAGGTCGCCGGCGTGACGCTGTGGACGACCGACGTCCAGCCGTGGCGGCTGTTCGTCGGCGGGATCCTGGTCGGTATCGGGACCCGGATCGGCAAGGGGTGCACCTCGGGCCACGGCGTCTGCGGCGTCGGCTCGGCGTCGCGGACGTCGCTCGTCGGCGTCGCGACGTTCCTGACCGTGGCGATCGGGACCGCGCAGGTCGTCGCCGCGCTGGGGGTGAGCCCGTAG